In the genome of Phycisphaeraceae bacterium, one region contains:
- a CDS encoding response regulator transcription factor, producing MSATHALVHATERLCDLPGIATQDWCDRAAQAVSHLTPGPVAIAIGELNGQMLRVEAFGLSGRQVSAETLRALNARFRDTAPLDWGVCEPSDWNARVQTAACECLQDEEFARSKAASQWRDAGAHGVIASAARYSDKDDKRVLVVEIGAVGPKSDWFPSILRLSVDASMRPMMRRAVMAFGHEPIVPSRMLTSREQEILDLLALGLSVRVIADELGRSPHTVHDHVKSLHRKLNASSRGQLIARALGHADAFENRKSVRLSSETLETEDGVLEPLE from the coding sequence TTGTCCGCAACCCATGCGCTCGTCCACGCGACAGAGCGCCTGTGCGATCTTCCGGGGATCGCGACCCAGGATTGGTGCGATCGGGCGGCGCAAGCCGTCTCCCACCTCACCCCCGGCCCCGTCGCGATCGCGATCGGCGAACTCAACGGGCAGATGCTTCGCGTCGAGGCCTTCGGGCTCTCCGGGCGACAGGTCTCCGCCGAGACCCTTCGCGCTCTCAACGCGCGGTTCCGCGACACCGCGCCCCTCGACTGGGGCGTCTGCGAGCCCAGCGACTGGAACGCGCGCGTCCAGACCGCCGCCTGCGAGTGCCTCCAGGACGAGGAGTTCGCCAGGTCCAAGGCCGCGTCCCAGTGGCGCGACGCCGGCGCGCACGGCGTCATCGCCTCCGCCGCTCGCTACAGCGACAAGGACGACAAGCGCGTCCTCGTCGTCGAGATCGGCGCCGTCGGACCCAAGTCCGACTGGTTCCCCAGCATCCTGCGCCTCAGCGTCGACGCGTCGATGCGCCCCATGATGCGCCGCGCCGTGATGGCCTTCGGCCACGAGCCGATCGTCCCCTCGCGCATGCTCACCTCGCGTGAGCAGGAGATCCTCGACCTCCTCGCCCTGGGCCTGAGCGTCCGCGTCATCGCCGACGAGCTCGGCCGCAGCCCCCACACGGTCCACGACCATGTGAAGTCGCTGCACCGCAAACTCAACGCGAGCAGCCGCGGCCAGCTCATCGCCCGCGCCCTCGGACACGCCGACGCGTTCGAGAACCGCAAGAGCGTCCGCCTCTCCAGCGAGACCCTCGAAACCGAAGACGGCGTCCTCGAACCCCTCGAGTAA
- a CDS encoding DUF262 domain-containing protein has translation MSTAEQIQRKNIDGKGKTVREILFSRKFFIDYYQREYKWQAKQLDELISDLTGVFLRGYEPEHERRAVAGYDHYFLGSIIVSQKDGRDFIIDGQQRLTTLTLLLLFLMKRQQAAGQQQTLQEMIFSEEYGEKSFNIDVPERRDVMQALFNGETPDEEGLAESSRNIIARYSEIEDMFPAEIDENALPYFVDWLTKNVHLVEITAYSDDVAYTIFETMNDRGLSLSPTDMLKGYLLANITDEQSRTHASAEWKRLIATLRALTPDSHESDADFFKAWLRAQHADSIRERRKNARPLAWDLIGSEYHRWVRDQAERLGLVHNGHPRSGAYRDFITAEMAFYAKWYLVIRQAEMTPSKGFETLFCNATNQFTHQPTLLLAAIQASDSDNTIRLKMRLVAKYADIFLARRHCNFRNTDYNTLQYNIFTVVRDIRRKDPPEIAALLRTRLEEQEESLVGFETLYLNQWSHKPIKRLLARMADYIEVGSGGEARYAEYVTLRGKKAYEVEHIWANHPEDFRDEFQHKADFEDYRNRLGGLLLLPKQFNASYGDKPYTDKLEYYFGQNALARTLHPRAYEHSPGFLRFKNEQGLPFEPHPQFKRADLNARQNLYRAIAERIWDPVWLDRILEGEEAIP, from the coding sequence ATGAGCACGGCCGAGCAGATACAGCGGAAGAACATCGACGGCAAGGGTAAGACCGTCCGCGAGATCCTGTTCTCACGCAAGTTCTTCATCGACTACTACCAGCGCGAGTATAAGTGGCAGGCCAAACAGCTGGATGAGCTTATCAGCGATCTGACCGGCGTCTTTCTGCGCGGGTACGAGCCAGAACACGAGCGCCGCGCTGTCGCCGGATACGACCACTACTTTCTAGGCTCTATCATCGTCAGCCAGAAGGACGGGCGGGACTTCATCATCGACGGACAGCAGCGTCTCACGACGCTCACGCTCCTGCTCCTCTTCCTGATGAAGCGACAGCAAGCCGCGGGCCAGCAGCAGACCCTGCAGGAGATGATCTTTTCCGAAGAGTACGGCGAGAAGTCCTTCAACATCGATGTGCCCGAGCGACGGGATGTCATGCAAGCCCTGTTCAACGGCGAGACGCCCGACGAAGAAGGGCTTGCCGAATCCTCTCGCAACATCATCGCTCGGTACAGCGAGATCGAGGACATGTTCCCCGCCGAGATCGACGAGAACGCGCTGCCGTACTTCGTCGACTGGCTCACGAAGAATGTCCATCTCGTCGAGATCACCGCCTACTCCGACGATGTGGCCTACACCATCTTCGAGACCATGAACGACCGGGGTCTGTCGCTGTCACCGACCGACATGCTCAAGGGATATCTGCTCGCCAACATCACTGACGAGCAGTCGCGTACGCACGCCAGTGCTGAGTGGAAACGGCTGATAGCGACTCTGCGCGCGCTTACCCCCGACTCTCACGAATCAGACGCTGATTTCTTCAAGGCATGGCTCCGCGCCCAGCATGCGGACAGCATCCGCGAGCGCCGGAAGAACGCTCGCCCTCTGGCGTGGGACCTCATCGGAAGCGAGTACCACCGCTGGGTCCGCGACCAAGCCGAGCGCCTCGGACTGGTCCACAACGGGCATCCCAGATCAGGAGCGTACCGTGATTTCATCACGGCCGAGATGGCCTTCTACGCGAAGTGGTACCTCGTCATCCGGCAGGCGGAGATGACGCCCTCGAAGGGCTTCGAAACACTCTTCTGCAACGCCACGAATCAGTTCACGCATCAGCCCACGCTTCTTCTCGCGGCGATCCAGGCGAGTGACAGCGACAACACGATCCGGCTCAAGATGCGTCTCGTCGCCAAGTATGCCGACATCTTTCTCGCGCGACGGCACTGCAACTTCCGCAACACCGATTATAACACGCTTCAATACAATATCTTTACCGTCGTTCGCGACATCCGGCGCAAAGACCCCCCCGAGATCGCCGCGCTCCTGCGCACCCGCCTTGAAGAGCAGGAGGAATCACTCGTCGGGTTCGAGACCCTGTACCTGAACCAGTGGAGCCACAAGCCCATCAAGCGCCTTCTTGCCCGCATGGCTGACTACATCGAGGTTGGCTCCGGCGGTGAGGCCCGCTACGCCGAGTATGTCACGCTCCGCGGCAAGAAGGCCTACGAGGTCGAGCACATCTGGGCCAACCATCCTGAGGACTTCCGCGACGAGTTCCAGCACAAGGCCGACTTCGAGGACTATCGAAACCGTCTTGGCGGCCTACTGCTGCTTCCCAAGCAGTTCAACGCATCTTACGGGGACAAGCCCTACACCGACAAGCTTGAGTATTACTTCGGCCAGAACGCGCTGGCGCGCACGCTGCACCCTCGGGCCTACGAGCACAGCCCCGGCTTCCTGCGCTTCAAGAACGAGCAAGGCCTGCCCTTCGAGCCGCACCCACAGTTCAAGCGCGCCGACCTGAACGCTCGTCAGAATCTCTACCGCGCCATCGCTGAGCGGATCTGGGACCCCGTGTGGCTGGACCGCATCCTCGAGGGTGAGGAGGCGATCCCGTGA
- a CDS encoding ATP-binding protein, protein MINKAIKDITSSDLVALVANGTEEGRNLEFKRELPGSADKDKAELCADVSSFANTAGGYILYGVEETNGAASAVPGLRDANPDATNLRLHQILSSGIDPPIPGVAFQAISTDSGAVVIAVHVPRSWRAPHLVKYRGSFRMYARTSNGKQPLDAQEIRRVFESTVSAAEAIRRWRDDRIAGILANDTPIRLVQGAKMVLHIVPLESLGDPFRFPASDLDGKLRDFMPLGVNGWDGRINLDGGVTHGGRPYGDPSSPDSSYCQIFRSGRIEAVFSELVLEHAGRRLIASIWYEKLVLEATARYIKVLAEVGVSYPIVVMLCFLEAREAIMAIDSNRSVRDVHPIDRDVLVFPDVVLDSAPADLPRALRPVFDAVWNASGIARSLNYDEKGNWTADHLSGVPLERV, encoded by the coding sequence GTGATCAACAAAGCCATCAAAGATATCACGAGCAGCGACCTCGTTGCACTCGTCGCCAACGGGACCGAAGAGGGTCGAAATCTCGAATTCAAGCGTGAACTGCCGGGCTCCGCAGACAAGGACAAGGCCGAGCTGTGCGCCGATGTGTCCTCCTTCGCCAACACCGCAGGCGGCTACATCCTCTACGGTGTCGAGGAGACGAACGGAGCGGCGTCGGCGGTCCCGGGCCTGCGCGATGCCAACCCAGACGCAACGAACCTTCGGCTCCATCAGATACTGTCTTCGGGGATCGATCCGCCGATCCCGGGTGTTGCATTCCAGGCGATTTCTACGGACTCCGGAGCAGTCGTGATCGCCGTTCATGTGCCGCGGAGCTGGCGAGCGCCCCACCTGGTTAAGTACCGCGGTTCGTTCCGTATGTACGCGCGAACGAGCAATGGCAAACAGCCGCTCGATGCTCAGGAGATCCGGCGCGTGTTCGAGAGCACAGTGAGCGCCGCCGAGGCCATCCGGCGTTGGCGCGACGACCGCATCGCGGGGATCCTCGCGAACGACACTCCGATCCGACTCGTGCAGGGAGCAAAGATGGTGCTCCACATCGTGCCACTCGAATCCCTCGGTGACCCTTTCCGGTTCCCGGCTTCCGACCTCGACGGCAAGCTGAGGGATTTCATGCCGCTTGGCGTGAACGGGTGGGATGGGCGCATCAATCTTGATGGTGGGGTGACGCACGGTGGTCGCCCGTATGGAGACCCAAGTAGTCCAGACAGTTCCTACTGCCAAATATTTCGCTCAGGACGCATCGAGGCAGTCTTTTCAGAACTAGTTCTGGAGCATGCTGGCCGGCGACTCATTGCAAGCATTTGGTATGAGAAGTTGGTTCTGGAAGCTACTGCCAGATACATCAAGGTCTTGGCCGAGGTCGGCGTATCGTACCCGATCGTCGTGATGCTCTGCTTTCTTGAAGCGCGAGAAGCCATAATGGCGATCGATTCCAACCGCTCTGTGCGCGATGTCCACCCAATTGATCGCGATGTGCTCGTTTTTCCCGATGTCGTTCTAGACTCGGCACCTGCAGACTTACCTCGCGCTCTGCGACCAGTCTTCGATGCGGTGTGGAACGCAAGCGGCATCGCGCGCTCGCTCAACTACGACGAGAAAGGAAACTGGACCGCCGATCACCTCTCCGGAGTTCCTCTCGAGCGGGTTTGA
- a CDS encoding ParB/RepB/Spo0J family partition protein: protein MARAAQNDTNTTQTKSRLGRGLSSLIGAPVPVEPPAPPEVPASQTTVKKELPANGAAASTRPSAPGAGGASPTPHKHSAAPASPSDQRRLAYLGLDDIAPSPFQPRMQMDEASLRELADSIRTAGVMQPIVVRFSASPSRSREGAGGGSSPPYELIAGERRWRASRLAGLELVPAVVVSIDDETAAQWALVENIQREDLNPVDKARAFRTLAERFGLSHAQIAQRMGVDRSTVANFVRLTDLEPDILDLLAHAKLTVGHAKALLSLPEGETRRLFAHSAHKGDWTVRVLEREAANELSAIAEGRADDRLAMRLERGLITGDASLVTPRAKSGGGASEPASERPAQIVSLEKSLSDHLGSKVAIKAKPGASRGRIVIEFYDLDHFDSVMEKLGYKGD, encoded by the coding sequence ATGGCCCGAGCAGCGCAGAACGATACGAACACGACCCAAACAAAGTCCAGACTCGGGAGAGGACTTTCGTCGCTGATCGGCGCCCCGGTGCCCGTCGAGCCGCCCGCGCCGCCCGAGGTTCCAGCGTCGCAAACTACTGTAAAGAAAGAACTTCCAGCCAACGGCGCCGCCGCCTCGACGCGTCCGTCGGCTCCGGGAGCGGGGGGGGCTTCTCCCACCCCGCACAAACACTCCGCCGCGCCGGCGTCCCCGTCCGATCAGCGCCGCCTGGCCTACCTCGGGCTCGACGACATCGCGCCCAGCCCCTTCCAGCCGCGTATGCAGATGGACGAGGCCTCCCTGCGAGAACTCGCCGACTCGATCCGCACCGCCGGCGTGATGCAGCCCATCGTCGTCCGCTTTTCCGCCTCCCCCTCCCGCTCGCGGGAGGGGGCGGGGGGAGGGTCTTCTCCCCCCTACGAACTCATCGCCGGCGAACGCCGCTGGCGCGCCAGCCGCCTGGCCGGGCTCGAACTCGTCCCCGCCGTCGTCGTGAGCATCGACGACGAGACCGCCGCCCAGTGGGCGCTCGTCGAGAACATCCAGCGCGAGGACCTCAACCCCGTCGACAAGGCCCGCGCCTTCCGCACCCTCGCCGAGCGCTTCGGGCTCTCCCACGCGCAGATCGCCCAGCGCATGGGCGTCGACCGCTCCACCGTCGCCAACTTCGTCCGCCTCACCGACCTCGAGCCCGACATCCTCGACCTGCTCGCCCACGCGAAACTCACGGTCGGCCACGCCAAGGCCCTCCTCTCCCTCCCCGAGGGCGAGACGCGCCGCCTCTTCGCCCACTCGGCCCACAAGGGCGACTGGACGGTCCGCGTCCTCGAGCGCGAGGCGGCCAACGAACTCAGCGCCATCGCCGAAGGCCGCGCCGACGACCGCCTCGCCATGCGCCTCGAGCGAGGCCTCATCACCGGCGACGCCTCACTCGTGACGCCGCGCGCGAAGAGTGGGGGAGGCGCCTCAGAACCCGCATCAGAGCGCCCCGCCCAGATCGTCTCCCTCGAGAAATCCCTCAGCGACCACTTGGGCTCCAAGGTCGCGATCAAGGCCAAACCCGGCGCCAGCCGCGGCAGGATCGTGATCGAGTTCTACGACCTGGACCACTTCGATTCGGTGATGGAGAAGTTGGGATACAAGGGCGACTGA
- a CDS encoding NUDIX domain-containing protein, whose translation MGTEHNPSSSKPPHSPTAGRDVASTIEVLARGLLFHGERVLLCRNVKHGYRYLPGGHVEPGEAAATALAREFLEESGVAVRVGELVCVTEGGFMQKGRPRHEMNLVFHVELAADAPPTAPAAFPSLEPDIAFDWVALSDIPGADLRPGAIRDWVISRVKAGNPGAAGRPCGWLSDGLA comes from the coding sequence ATGGGCACGGAACACAATCCCTCGTCATCGAAACCCCCCCACTCCCCTACCGCTGGACGCGATGTCGCCTCGACGATCGAGGTTCTGGCGCGTGGGCTGCTGTTCCACGGGGAACGGGTGCTGCTGTGCCGCAATGTGAAGCACGGCTACCGGTACCTCCCGGGCGGGCATGTGGAGCCGGGCGAGGCGGCGGCGACGGCCCTGGCTCGAGAGTTCCTGGAGGAATCCGGCGTCGCCGTGCGAGTGGGCGAACTGGTCTGTGTGACGGAAGGGGGGTTCATGCAGAAGGGGCGCCCTCGCCACGAGATGAACCTGGTGTTCCACGTGGAACTGGCCGCCGACGCCCCCCCCACCGCTCCCGCTGCGTTCCCGTCGCTCGAGCCCGACATCGCGTTCGACTGGGTGGCGCTGTCCGATATTCCGGGGGCGGACCTGCGTCCGGGCGCGATCCGGGACTGGGTGATTTCCCGGGTGAAGGCGGGCAACCCGGGCGCTGCGGGGCGACCCTGCGGGTGGCTCAGCGACGGGCTGGCGTGA
- a CDS encoding HAMP domain-containing histidine kinase, producing MTRTPASVDLPRSGVKPSIPASSQESAQDTTANPLMALDSMDRATLERTMTAGQLAGMFAHELSNILTPLLSYAQLALAQPDDEALSHKALTKAAEGAQRAAFLVDALLGKRGGPETRDRDAESATSPLLSLAPACEVGDCVRHSLSAVFRAPGAAMDRSRIAIELDLSPNMHAAIHPIALEQVLHNLLNNARLAVRELPDASIRVEVGSPAGGCSTGNSADGRIEIRVRDSGYGVPDHLRARLFEPFVSSRAGQGGFGLGLAVCKRLVEQAGGTITLEPASEHAGASFLVTLPRARQPVAATPDTDARRLAA from the coding sequence ATGACTCGCACCCCTGCATCTGTCGACCTGCCGCGATCGGGCGTGAAGCCGTCGATCCCGGCGTCATCCCAAGAATCGGCCCAGGACACGACGGCCAACCCGCTGATGGCCCTCGACTCGATGGACCGCGCCACGCTCGAGCGGACGATGACCGCCGGGCAACTCGCCGGGATGTTCGCGCACGAGCTGTCCAACATCCTGACCCCCCTGCTGAGTTACGCCCAGTTGGCGCTCGCGCAGCCCGACGACGAAGCCCTGAGCCACAAGGCGCTCACCAAGGCCGCCGAGGGCGCGCAGCGGGCCGCGTTCCTCGTGGACGCCCTTCTTGGCAAGCGCGGCGGGCCCGAAACCCGCGATCGAGACGCCGAATCCGCGACCAGCCCCCTGCTGTCGCTCGCGCCGGCCTGCGAGGTCGGCGATTGCGTGCGGCACTCGCTTTCCGCGGTGTTTCGCGCTCCAGGGGCGGCCATGGACCGCTCGCGCATCGCGATCGAGTTGGATCTGAGCCCGAACATGCACGCCGCGATCCACCCGATCGCGCTCGAACAGGTGCTTCACAACCTGCTCAACAACGCCCGCCTCGCGGTTCGCGAGCTGCCCGACGCGTCGATCCGCGTCGAGGTCGGCTCGCCGGCAGGGGGGTGTTCCACGGGGAACAGCGCCGATGGGCGAATCGAGATCCGCGTGCGCGACAGCGGCTACGGCGTGCCCGATCACCTTCGGGCCCGGCTCTTCGAGCCCTTTGTCAGCAGCCGCGCCGGGCAGGGGGGGTTCGGTCTCGGCCTCGCGGTCTGCAAGCGTCTCGTCGAGCAGGCGGGGGGAACGATCACCCTCGAGCCCGCCAGCGAACACGCCGGCGCGTCGTTCCTCGTGACGCTCCCGCGCGCACGCCAGCCCGTCGCGGCGACGCCCGACACGGACGCCAGACGCCTCGCCGCGTAA
- a CDS encoding ABC transporter ATP-binding protein: MTTPISLMGLTKRFGTTVAVDDVSLTIGRGQLFFLLGPSGCGKTTLLRLIAGFIEPSAGSIRFGERDVTRLPPNKRNAGMVFQSYALWPHMTVWDNVEFGLKARKVPKEDRARRVKHALDAVQMGDKAERRPAQLSGGQQQRVALARALVVEPDVLLLDEPLSNLDAKLRHELRDEIRRICRATNVTAVYVTHDQKEALSMADSMAVMSGGRIMQVGAPRELYERPRDRFVADFLGPTNFFEGSVAERSNGRVTVTTEIGALAASETNGAGTPPTSGKLTCLIRPESMNLRPGSEGVPSELDGHNALSGKHLETIYLGEMAQHWVELKPNGDRAARRVKLFEMNPRHAYAPGDAVSITIDPREVVLLRD, translated from the coding sequence ATGACGACACCGATCTCGTTGATGGGACTGACGAAGCGCTTCGGGACCACGGTCGCCGTGGACGATGTGTCGCTGACGATCGGTCGCGGGCAGTTGTTCTTTCTGCTGGGCCCTTCGGGCTGCGGCAAGACGACGCTGCTGCGCTTGATCGCCGGGTTCATCGAGCCGAGCGCGGGATCGATCCGCTTCGGCGAGCGCGATGTGACCAGACTGCCGCCGAACAAGCGCAACGCCGGGATGGTGTTCCAGAGCTACGCGCTGTGGCCGCACATGACGGTGTGGGACAACGTGGAATTCGGCCTGAAAGCCCGCAAAGTGCCGAAGGAAGACCGCGCACGGCGCGTGAAGCACGCGCTCGACGCGGTGCAGATGGGCGACAAGGCGGAGCGCCGCCCTGCGCAGTTGTCGGGCGGCCAGCAGCAGCGAGTCGCGCTCGCGCGTGCGCTCGTGGTCGAGCCGGATGTGCTGCTGCTCGACGAGCCGTTGAGCAACCTTGATGCGAAACTTCGCCACGAGTTGCGTGATGAGATCCGGAGGATCTGCCGCGCGACGAACGTGACGGCGGTGTATGTGACGCACGACCAGAAGGAAGCGCTGAGCATGGCCGACTCGATGGCGGTGATGTCGGGCGGCCGGATCATGCAGGTCGGGGCGCCGCGGGAGTTGTACGAGAGGCCTCGCGACCGCTTCGTGGCGGACTTCCTGGGGCCGACGAACTTCTTCGAGGGCTCGGTCGCGGAGCGCTCGAACGGGCGTGTCACGGTGACGACGGAGATCGGCGCGCTGGCGGCGAGCGAGACGAACGGCGCTGGAACACCCCCCACTTCCGGGAAGTTGACATGCCTCATCCGGCCCGAGTCGATGAACCTGCGGCCCGGGAGCGAGGGCGTCCCGTCCGAGCTCGATGGGCATAACGCTTTGTCGGGTAAGCACTTAGAGACTATTTACCTCGGCGAGATGGCGCAGCATTGGGTTGAACTCAAGCCAAATGGCGATCGAGCGGCCAGGCGGGTCAAGCTCTTCGAGATGAACCCGCGCCACGCGTACGCGCCGGGCGACGCCGTCTCGATCACCATCGACCCGCGCGAGGTCGTGCTCCTGCGCGACTGA